ttaaaaaaagataagtatgactattttaaatattttttgatattttgtattgataattatactaaaattagttatgtataatattcatgattcagttttaataaaattacttaagtttaaggtatataatactgaaacttttgaaatattttatatagtttagaaATACATGATtgctaaaaataattttatgaagcattatatatgttattatataaagaacatatttaattaccataaaGTATTTTGTGCAATATATTTAGATCATTTAGATAATGAAAATCTTTCAATCTTTTAGAAGAACGAACCAACAAACAAAAGTTGGTAGACGAAGTTGTATGAGTCCATGAGGAAGTCAAGCGGTAGCCCTAGGTCGCAAAAagtatttatatgaaaatttaagAACATCAAAATCTTAGTGATTTAATATAGCAAACTTTGACGATTGTTCAGAAAAATAAGAATTTGatgaaaatgttattttttatttagtcaatatgtaatttaattaaatatgtaattaaTTTAGCACCAATAACAATGCGAATACCAGAAAACTTAAAAAAGATGCAACTTATTATATTCTCGAATAGTGTTGAAATGCCAGTCCGTTACAATAGTGAACTATTATTGCATTTTTaccaaaacatataattttttgtaatcCAAAGATATAAATCTTATGTTGACCATAAATCAGATTTTATTCTTGTTAACAATAAATATCATTTGACGATCGTTAATTGTAACGGTAGTCAAAATGACAGcggataaaatataaaatcttaaaatatcatttttacattttcaattctGATTTCATTCTCCTATATTTGCTATTGGaaagaaaaacagaagaaaCTAAAGAAGAATTATGAATTTTAAAGTGAAATTCAGACTTCGTCttatttcttttcatatgaaGATGTTTTAACTGCCGTTTGTTTATAATAAACGGAGGTTAAATCAATTATTACTGACTCGATAGTCAACATAATGAGTTAATATGATTTTGGTATTATTAAGAAATCTACTGATTTAGGAgtatttaaaagattttatttctaaaatatattttttataagattatatatacatacacttaATACATAGCTGaagcaaaaacaagaaaaaatcaTCTAGAAAACTAAGCATAAAATCTATTTCTATGGCCATGGATAGCTTACCTCTGAATCTCCAAGAGGACATTCTCTTAAGGTTAGATCCCAAATCTCTTGTGATGATGCGATGCACGAATAAATCTATGGAACATATAACCAAAGGTCCGAGTTTCAAATCTCTATACTGGTCTCGGACCGGATCAAGTTTGCTTCACACCGGGGTATATGGCTCCAAATTCTCATGTTTCCACCCTGTTGGAGATGTTTGGCCATTCTGTAGCGAAGGTCCCTCAGAATGCTTCATCCTCGGTTACTGCTCCGGCATTATCTTAATATTCGTTCATGAATGTTTTTGCGTCGCCAATCCCCTCACAAAGAAGTTCCGTTTCCTTGATTACCACTTCTTGGAAACAAAGAAGAGCATCGGATTTGCAGTTGATCAAATCAATGAAACCACTCAGAGGTTCAAAATCGTCTGCATAACGGAGGTCGCTGCTTCGAATCCAGGTGAAACCATGTATGGATTTCATATTTACGCAGGGAACTCAtggaaaatatcaaaaaccaaGATTACTTGTCCCTCAAGCGATCTCAGGAGGGATATGAAACCGGTTTACCTCCAAGGGTGTCTCTACTGGTTGAGAAGCGATGGAAGTATTATAACTTTCAATCCCGAAACAGAGAAAGCACTTCTGGTTCCGACCAAATTCGATCAGCAAGTGGGAGCGAAACTCTTGCTCGGTGCTGGCGATAACTATCTGACATTGATCTTAGCAACGGAGGAAATGGTTTACCTTTATGCCCTCGAGAATATCTTCACTAATCCTAAATGGATCCTCACGAGACGGATCAAGAACGAGCCGGTGCACCAAAGAATGCTCTCGTGCTGGTGCGTGGTGGGGTTTGATGGTAGGCATGTATTGGTGAGGACGAAGGATAAAATAGAACATGTAATCTATGGCTATGACTTGAGAGCGAACACATGGGAAGTCGTGGGTGTGGTTCCAGAGTGGTCCGATGCAGGTCTTGATATTTATCAGTTCAAGCCGTCGTGGTCTTCTGTAATCGGACTACAGGATCAGAATAATGGGTCCAtgctcagtttcttcactaagTTTAGATACCAACGTCGAGTCTCTGTAGAGGGCATTATGGAGCTGATTCATGGCCATTTCAGAATTTAAATCCGTTGATTAGACAAGTGAAGAGGGAGGGCGCTGTTTCTTTTCCGTTTTATGTTTCAATTTCTGCAATTTGCTTCCAGTACTTTTGAATTCTGCTAAACCATGTAACCTCATAACTAGTTGCATTGAATAAAGTTtgcatttgttttatattcaaatCTTCAATTTCACTCTCTTCAAACGTGGGGATTTaacttctttttcttaaaaaaaaacaatcttctaaacaaaaatttataaaataggaATTTGATTGATCTCATTTATTCAATTGTTTTATTCATAGTTTTAGTCCtaaaattttgaagattatAAATATCTGGTAGTGAAGATGTATTAAGCTGAACGTTAATAAAACATTGTTAAGAATCATTATATGAGGCCACAAACACAATAATCAATTATACTAAAccaaaagaagaacaaaataaCTAACAGGCCATGATTTGTGACCCTCCTACATTAATTTGGCTCGCTACTTGGTTACTTTAGCATAAGCTTGGGAACATTTATCTCGAACtgaagaaccaaaccaaactgaaaagAGGTTCGGTTCGAGTTTGAATTTTACCAGTTATCCGAAcggatattatattttataacaaaaaacgAATCAAACCGAAACtgaactgaaccaaaccaaaatcgaATGGATACTGAAtttctatataatataatttatatacttataaatataaactatatttaattttacaataatcaaataaactcaaaaatagcaaaaaaaaacaaattacaaagAGTATTATCCGAAAATCTGAATTATccaaatttttatttgaaaccttcttcccccccccccccccccccccccccccccaaaaaaaaatacatatgataTCCAGAGACCCAAATTTCTAATTTTAGCATGAAttaaccgaaaaactgaattgatTCGAACTTATATCAGATATTAGTTGGTTCTTAAATTTCTTCCAATTTTCTAAATAGCCGAACGAATCCTAAACATCTAGAACCTAATGCACTCTTGCTCTGGCTACTATTATATAAAGAGCATTAGTAACCCTTACCTTACGTTAACCTCAAACCTAGTAAGTAGTTTTCATACTAAAATCTGAGACCTCTCAAATGATTCCAATTACCAGAGTAcgatataaacaaacaaatcaaatagcTTACAGCAAACGCaaacaagaatcaaaatttacaacatataccctcaaaagtattttttttaaatcactaaaaccTCACTGGACATATTAAAAAAAGACATCTCCCTCCAACCTATGCCATGTTCGGGAATATACCCGAGAAGTTGGGGATCTTGTCTATATGTTTCAACGCGTTCTCAGCGATCTGCCGCGTCCTGAAATCGCCGTTTTGAAAAGCGTCCACAAGCGAAGCGCTCACGTTCGGCTGCTCCGCCACCTCTCTCGCTATGTCTTCGATCCTCAATATCCTCTCCACCAACCAAACCGCTCTCCTCGTCAGCTTCTCCGTCCTGTTCTCCGTCAGAACGTTCAGCACATGCCTTATCCCGTCGGCTTCATCGAGTATCTT
The sequence above is drawn from the Brassica napus cultivar Da-Ae chromosome A8, Da-Ae, whole genome shotgun sequence genome and encodes:
- the LOC106414070 gene encoding putative F-box/kelch-repeat protein At1g20790 encodes the protein MAMDSLPLNLQEDILLRLDPKSLVMMRCTNKSMEHITKGPSFKSLYWSRTGSSLLHTGVYGSKFSCFHPVGDVWPFCSEGPSECFILGYCSGIILIFVHECFCVANPLTKKFRFLDYHFLETKKSIGFAVDQINETTQRFKIVCITEVAASNPGETMYGFHIYAGNSWKISKTKITCPSSDLRRDMKPVYLQGCLYWLRSDGSIITFNPETEKALLVPTKFDQQVGAKLLLGAGDNYLTLILATEEMVYLYALENIFTNPKWILTRRIKNEPVHQRMLSCWCVVGFDGRHVLVRTKDKIEHVIYGYDLRANTWEVVGVVPEWSDAGLDIYQFKPSWSSVIGLQDQNNGSMLSFFTKFRYQRRVSVEGIMELIHGHFRI